Proteins co-encoded in one Chaetodon auriga isolate fChaAug3 chromosome 9, fChaAug3.hap1, whole genome shotgun sequence genomic window:
- the slc43a3b gene encoding solute carrier family 43 member 3b gives MPGFEKVQRSLTFATGLVECLCFAGAVFGWASLVFVLKTEGYFSSLCVNATGVNATQVLDCSGQDEQFSLVFTIASFMNNFLTLPNGFLFDQFGTTVARLFGIFLYTMGTLMVAFSTPALSNLLFPALSLLAVGGILFLITNMQVGNLFGLHRSTIITLYNGAFDSSSALFFVIKLLYESGISLRASFLVLSACSVIHLLRTFFLLPRKFIPYPLPDHYTYGILKSKTVRSEQTTANDDPQRTIEETPLDKDVPVKQEKSFRECFLSRFFFCHLLWLSVMQLRHYLFIGTLNPMLQRLTAGEPTLVSQYINAFAITQLCGVLCAPWNGLIMDRNKGKPRAAGESEQEADLRASVLSLFLTALQCVLFSVCASTQILPLQYVTFILQVINRSFLYGGNAAFISVAFPSCHFGKLYGMVMALSAVFSLLQYPCFALVKGALHGDPLYVNVGLTVLSLLAFIHPLSVYLHCRRLASQRAKSKASS, from the exons ATGCCGGGGTTTGAGAAGGTGCAACGCAGCCTCACCTTTGCCACGGGTCTTGTGGAGTGTCTGTGCTTCGCTGGAGCTGTGTTCGGATGGGCTTCCCTTGTCTTTGTCCTGAAGACGGAGGGCTACTTCAGCTCTCTGTGCGTCAATGCCACAGGGGTCAATGCAACGCAGGTCTTAG ATTGCAGTGGACAGGATGAACAGTTCTCGCTTGTTTTCACCATCGCCTCCTTTATGAACAATTTCCTGACGCTGCCCAATGGTTTCCTCTTCGACCAATTTGGAACCACAGTGGCTCGGCTCTTTGGAAT ATTTCTTTACACCATGGGTACCTTGATGGTGGCCTTCTCCACTCCAG cgTTGTCAAACCTGCTCTTCCCAGCTCTCTCGCTCCTGGCCGTGGGCGGCATCTTGTTTCTAATCACCAACATGCAG GTGGGAAACCTGTTCGGCTTGCATCGCTCCACCATCATTACGCTCTACAACGGCGCCTTTGACTCTTCCTCTGCACTCTTCTTTGTCATCAAG TTGCTGTACGAGTCTGGCATCTCTCTCCGCGCCTCCTTCCTCGTCCTGTCCGCTTGCAGCGTCATTCACCTGCTCAGGACTTTCTTCCTGCTGCCCAGAAAATTTATTCCCTACCCGCTGCCTGATCACTACACATACGG GATACTTAAATCAAAGACAGTGAGATCAGAGCAGACAACGGCAAACGATGACCCACAGAGGACGATAGAGGAAACGCCACTCGACAAGGATGTCCCCGTCAAAcaag AGAAGAGTTTCCGTGAGTGTTTCCTGTCCAGGTTCTTTTTCTGCCACCTACTTTGGCTGTCGGTGATGCAGCTCAGACATTACCTCTTCATTGGCACACTCAACCCCATGCTGCAGCGGCTGACGGCGGGAGAGCCTACGCTGG TGAGCCAGTACATCAATGCCTTTGCTATAACACAGCTGTGTGGCGTGCTGTGCGCTCCGTGGAACGGCCTCATCATGGACAGAAACAAGGGCAAACCTCGTGCTGCAG gaGAGAGTGAACAGGAGGCAGACTTGCGGGCCTCGGTGCTTTCTCTCTTCCTGACGgcgctgcagtgtgtgctgttcTCAGTTTGTGCCTCCACCCAAATCCTGCCACTTCAGTACGTCACCTTCATCCTGCAGGTGATCAACCGCTCCTTCCTCTACGGCGGCAATGCAGCCTTCATCAGTGTGGC ttTCCCATCATGCCACTTTGGGAAGCTGTATGGCATGGTCAtggctctgtctgcagtgttttccttgTTGCAGTATCCCTGCTTTGCCCTGGTGAAAGGAGCTCTGCATGGAGACCCTTTATAT gtgaacGTCGGTCTGACGGTGCTCAGCCTGCTCGCCTTCATCCATCCCCTCTCTGTCTACCTGCACTGTCGACGTCTTGCCTCCCAGCGAGCCAAGAGCAAAGCCTCCTCCTAG